One part of the Polyangiaceae bacterium genome encodes these proteins:
- a CDS encoding bacteriocin family protein, which translates to MDFLRQRLAPISGAAWAAVEAEVAGVLRTRLSTRRVVDVDGPKGFDFSALNLGRVSTPESQEARVQYGVRQVQPLVEVRVPFELEQWELDNLSRGADDVNLDPAVDAAIQLATFEERAVYNGFAQGGITGLNSAKHHEAIRWNRDPEALPKLVASGLARFREQGVDGPYALVLDTKSYRELSAAGESYPPRKLLARTLEGDIIHAPDAPKPMLLSMRGGDFTTTIGQDCSLGYEAHTATHLRLYLTETFTFRMTGPEAVIRFE; encoded by the coding sequence ATGGATTTTTTGAGACAGCGCTTGGCGCCCATCAGCGGCGCCGCATGGGCCGCGGTGGAGGCGGAGGTAGCGGGTGTGCTCCGCACCCGCCTCTCTACGCGGCGTGTTGTGGATGTCGACGGTCCGAAGGGTTTCGACTTCTCCGCGCTCAACCTCGGGCGCGTGAGCACACCGGAGAGCCAAGAGGCGCGCGTGCAGTACGGTGTGCGCCAAGTGCAACCCTTGGTAGAGGTGCGCGTCCCGTTCGAGCTCGAGCAGTGGGAGCTAGATAACCTCTCCCGCGGCGCCGACGACGTGAATCTCGATCCCGCGGTGGACGCTGCGATCCAGCTCGCGACTTTCGAAGAGCGAGCCGTCTACAACGGCTTTGCTCAGGGTGGGATCACCGGTTTGAACTCGGCGAAACACCACGAGGCGATTCGCTGGAACCGGGACCCCGAGGCGCTACCCAAGCTCGTCGCTTCTGGCCTCGCGCGCTTCCGCGAGCAGGGCGTTGATGGCCCCTATGCGCTCGTGCTGGATACCAAGAGCTATCGTGAACTCAGTGCAGCGGGAGAGAGTTATCCCCCACGGAAACTCCTCGCCAGGACCCTCGAGGGTGACATCATTCACGCCCCGGACGCGCCGAAGCCAATGCTACTCAGCATGCGCGGCGGCGACTTCACGACCACGATCGGCCAAGACTGCAGCCTTGGCTACGAGGCGCATACCGCGACGCACTTGCGCCTTTATCTTACGGAAACGTTTACGTTCCGGATGACCGGGCCAGAGGCTGTCATCCGTTTCGAGTGA
- a CDS encoding OmpA family protein: protein MNRQDDNRRAGSPRPKYPRGFMLGATLGALFCAVACAAPVQENTDPNLPPAGADNEYNPSLGEPAKYSARYVQIDVGPAEAGCPTEIPFFDFDKAKARPQDHLELSGLAECLNDPNHRDAKILLIGHTDTRGSTAYNQRLGLERAQTVKDVLVAYGISPDRIELKSAGESQARAGNDPLIAQGYDRRVDVVQLEIKRPY, encoded by the coding sequence ATGAATAGACAGGACGACAATCGTCGCGCCGGGTCGCCACGCCCTAAGTATCCACGCGGATTTATGCTGGGCGCGACGCTCGGCGCGCTTTTCTGCGCGGTGGCGTGTGCTGCCCCGGTGCAAGAGAACACCGACCCCAACCTGCCGCCGGCGGGCGCGGATAACGAATACAACCCCTCACTGGGGGAGCCCGCGAAGTATAGCGCCCGCTACGTCCAGATCGACGTGGGGCCCGCGGAGGCTGGCTGCCCCACGGAAATCCCGTTCTTCGACTTTGACAAGGCGAAGGCGCGGCCCCAAGACCACCTCGAGCTCTCCGGATTGGCGGAGTGCTTGAACGACCCGAATCATCGTGACGCCAAGATCCTGCTGATCGGTCACACGGATACGCGCGGCAGCACCGCGTACAACCAGCGCCTCGGTCTCGAACGTGCGCAGACCGTGAAGGATGTGCTGGTTGCGTACGGCATTTCCCCCGACCGCATCGAACTCAAATCGGCCGGTGAGAGCCAGGCGCGAGCAGGCAACGACCCGCTCATCGCCCAGGGATACGACCGCCGCGTAGATGTCGTGCAGCTCGAGATCAAGCGCCCCTACTGA
- the glmU gene encoding bifunctional UDP-N-acetylglucosamine diphosphorylase/glucosamine-1-phosphate N-acetyltransferase GlmU: MSELVAIILAAGKGTRMKSALNKVLHPVAGRPLVHFPVRAAFEAGAERVVIVVNPENRDAIQSYIEAAFGRERVAFATQDPPRGTGDAARVGLEPLQDAERVMILCGDTPLLRSEDLARLTKALEEQPASPVAFLTCILEEPGSYGRILRDAEGKVQEIREFKDLRSDEERAVQEINAGVYVARTAFLRDALASLDSNNAQGEFYLTDVVARATGAGGALGIVGEEEAMLGVNDRAQLAEAEAILFRRIAVAHGRRGANIRGNARIDDSVEVGVDATIQDGVCLRGSTQVEEGATIDVGCVITDSRIGKNAMLKPYSVVIGSSVGEWAEIGPFAHLRPESLVEEKARVGNFVEIKKTRLRKGAKANHLAYLGDGDVGENANIGAGTIFCNYDGFKKHRTVIGAGAFIGSDSQLVAPVNIGAGAYVATGTTVTQDVPDDALAIARLKQENKLGYAGRLKARLQAAARRDSEKLRVEGKK; this comes from the coding sequence ATGTCAGAGCTCGTGGCGATCATCTTGGCGGCAGGCAAAGGCACGCGCATGAAGAGCGCGCTCAACAAGGTGTTGCACCCCGTCGCTGGGCGACCCTTGGTGCACTTTCCAGTGCGAGCAGCGTTTGAGGCTGGTGCGGAGCGCGTGGTGATCGTGGTCAACCCGGAGAACCGGGACGCCATTCAGAGCTACATCGAAGCGGCGTTCGGGCGCGAGCGAGTCGCTTTCGCGACGCAAGACCCCCCTCGCGGCACCGGGGACGCGGCGCGTGTCGGTCTCGAACCGTTGCAGGATGCAGAGCGAGTGATGATCCTTTGCGGCGATACACCCCTCTTGCGCAGCGAGGATCTGGCCCGGCTGACCAAAGCGCTGGAGGAGCAACCCGCATCACCTGTAGCCTTCTTGACGTGTATCCTCGAGGAACCGGGTTCTTACGGACGGATCTTACGTGACGCCGAGGGCAAGGTTCAGGAGATCCGTGAGTTCAAGGACCTGCGCAGCGACGAAGAGCGCGCGGTGCAGGAGATCAACGCAGGTGTGTACGTGGCGCGCACTGCGTTTCTGCGCGACGCGCTAGCGAGTCTCGACAGCAACAACGCTCAGGGCGAGTTCTATCTCACCGACGTGGTCGCTCGCGCTACTGGGGCGGGTGGAGCGCTAGGCATCGTTGGAGAGGAAGAGGCCATGCTCGGCGTCAACGATCGTGCTCAGCTCGCAGAAGCAGAGGCGATCCTGTTTCGACGGATCGCTGTCGCGCACGGTCGCCGAGGCGCGAACATCCGCGGCAACGCTCGCATCGACGACTCCGTGGAAGTCGGCGTTGACGCGACGATTCAAGACGGCGTGTGCCTGCGAGGCAGCACGCAGGTCGAGGAAGGCGCGACGATCGATGTCGGTTGCGTGATCACGGACTCACGCATCGGCAAGAACGCGATGCTCAAGCCTTACTCGGTGGTGATCGGCAGCAGTGTTGGAGAGTGGGCCGAGATTGGCCCTTTTGCGCATCTGCGCCCCGAGAGCTTGGTTGAGGAGAAGGCGCGCGTTGGGAACTTCGTGGAGATCAAGAAGACCCGCTTGCGCAAGGGCGCGAAGGCCAATCACCTTGCCTATCTTGGCGACGGGGATGTCGGTGAGAACGCGAATATCGGCGCTGGAACCATCTTCTGCAACTACGACGGCTTCAAGAAGCACCGCACCGTGATCGGCGCGGGCGCATTCATCGGCAGCGACAGTCAGCTCGTGGCACCGGTCAACATCGGGGCAGGAGCGTACGTGGCGACTGGCACCACGGTGACGCAGGACGTTCCCGACGACGCGCTGGCAATTGCTCGGCTGAAGCAGGAGAACAAGCTCGGATACGCCGGGCGCCTCAAGGCGCGCCTTCAGGCTGCCGCCCGACGCGACTCGGAGAAGCTTCGCGTCGAAGGCAAGAAGTAG